Within the Erigeron canadensis isolate Cc75 chromosome 6, C_canadensis_v1, whole genome shotgun sequence genome, the region AATCGGTTTTTTTTACACCTCTACTACTACTAAAGTCCTAAAGCTAAAAGTGCTAGTACATGTCAAATATAGGGTGGGCCGGATAACTTGTATGGGCCCAAATGCGTTTATTTCATAAAGCCGAAGCATACTTATAATGTGATGTGGGCCAGTGAATATCGCAATTAACATTAGCGAATTTTGTGGATAGGCGGCATGGTCCATCACTCCATCCTACTCTTAAAAATAACATCATCAAATCTCGAGAGTAGCGACTATCATTTTCAACAAGGGAGGCCTAGACGTGTACAAACCCAACTCCTGGGACATAATTTTTGAGGagacataaatttttaaatttttttttgatatatatacactatatataaaatgtataatatgttAAAAGATATGTTAAAAGTTATTGAATCTTATTTACGATCAACAATGTCTCAAAAAAGACTTAGTGGATTGTTCATCATAGCTATGAGAACGAAATCTTAGAGAACATAAATTGTGAAGAGCTTATTATAGGAGAGCTTCATAGATCATCGGGTAGATAAGTAACGATTATGGTATGTAATTCTAAAATTATGatcttattatgcatatataccTTATTagccaaagtacttttttcgtccctgtggtttttcgaataagcatttttcatcctcGTCGTTAATATTTGGCTAAAATTGTCTCTATGAtttgcatttcgtccctgcCATCATAACTTTGTcgttaaccccctcacatgcaagtcacgtgaggggcatttttgtcttttcatagagttaagtgcaaaaatcgtccctgtggtttattgTTATTGCATTTTTCGTCCTTGCCGTTAACAATTCCaggaaaaaatttaaaaaaaaacaaaacaaacaaaaattaccgtcccaatttaatccaaacaaaacaaaaacttatataCCTACATTTGAGGATATGctcaatcactttcaaatgcaaacacgtacatacaatgttttaaataccggtaataTACCCGTAATACCGGTATCGGAGGGTACCCGGGTACAACTATTCTGATATTTTCGGTATTACCGTTCTGTTACTTCCggtattcacattttttattttttgaatttttttaaaaattatttttataatactttaatgttatttttttgtaatttgtgaacTTTCTTGTATTTTGATATAAAGTGCctatttgggtttttttttccgagtgaattttaattatattttgactattttcgttaaattgtactcgtagtaagttttataacatttttaaaataatataaattaaattaaattagttgtaccggccggtattaaattagatccttatatgtaggtgtatatataggtttttgatttgagtttgttttggtttttgattaaatttttgtttggagGTTTGTTAAATTCAAGGATGAAAAATGTAAAAACGACAAACCATAAGGACAAATTTTGCACTTAACCATACGGATAAATTGGTGAAAAGACATCACGTGCAAGGcacgtgagggggttaacggatccaaggacgaaatgcaaaccacagggTCGATTTgagccaaaagttaacggcgaggatGTAAAGTGCTTATTCGAAAAACTACaaggacgaaaaaagtactttggtCTACCTTTTTGTTATAATGTTAGTTatcgtttataaaaaaaaggtaatttatatatttgaatctGGTTAAAGTTAGGAGCATAATTTTCTTTGTTCGCCCGGGGAGTTAAAATTTTCAGGACCACCACTAAATTTTCCAGCTTGGTTAAAAATCCCAATGAAAAGCTCCACAATCTAGCGATTAGCAACCAATTTTCAACTAGCTTATACTTattaaacatattaatatttattaaaaaaataattcattttcACACTAAatctaatataaagttttaggGTCATCATTGCAATAGCTAAAAAAGATAATGTTATCGTagttatataaaatttcattTCCACTAAATCTAGTATAAATCTGTGACTTctatttatcaaataaaattccCTATGGTAAAACTGTGATATTGGATTGTCGACCTTGATCCCACTCACGTCTCACGGTCAACTACACTAcaattaaattagaaaaatgtgCGACTTGAACCCCCGAAATTTGTTGCGTGTTTCTCACCATTACGCTATTATTAAAGGAAGTACGCTGATTAGTATTTTTAGTGATGATCGGTTGTTAGAACTAGCATGTACGTCGATGATCAGTTTTATTGTATGTGAAGGTCATCTAAGGGtgttgttaataaaaaaatggaaaatagaaaaaggagttcaaaacataattttctcaaaaaatctTCCTATCCAAACACGAAACActgttttcaatttttttttatgagaaattaaaaaacattttttttttattgttttatacttttcatttttcagGATTTGGAAAACctcaaattatttttcattttttggttttggacgcatttttaaaattttaatttgttgcaaaagatgaaaaactctttttatttttctagaaaattaaaaattaaaaactaaaaaatattttgtaccACAAAACACGCCTTTAAAAGTCTAAGAAGGCTTGATCTTAGCCGACCATGGTTCCAAACTAactgaacataaacaaacaacaaaGTATTAGTCATGATAATGAATTAGTCCTAACAAAGAATCATTATTAAAGCCATTTATAGTAAGCAACGGATCTCCGTAACCGCTTAAAATCAAACAACCAGTGGATCGTTATAGTACTCTCTCATtccattttaattattatttggaTGAAGCTTCTTAATTAATCACTTGTTTAGTTTTATACATCAAAATTAAAATGTGTCTACTACTTTAATTAGTGGATGAACATGCAATTAGCTTTGCTCGTTTTCTTATTGAATGTTTATAAAACACTAAATCTTCTACTGTGTGTGTTAAACTCTTAATTTATTACATAGATGTAGACTTTTTGAGAAGTTTGATCAAAACATGTAAAGTTTAATTACACTATCATGCATATGTTCCATTTATAATTAAACTCGGTTTaacaaacaacaataacaacaccCAAACCCCGttacataaatttattttttacactttcATATATCAACAAACAAGCTCGTAATATCACATGATGACAATGTTAGATAATATAGATTAGTATACTTGACTCCTTCCAATGTTGGAAAATAACATAGTCCAATAGCAAGAGTTTAACCTAATCACAATATTCTATTGATCTATATTAAGATTATCCCATTCACTAAATAACAAATTCAAGACAAAGAACATGATCCGGCAGGCAAGATAGCATCTTATAATCAAGGAATATATGTCAACTATGAAATACGAGTAGCATCTTAATCTCCAAGACTTTGTTGctaatatatgatattatatatttattcactaataacattatatatatcatgttacATCTAGAAGTATACATATACTTGCTAATAATAggttatatataaacatttaacaATCTTCCCTCTCTATATTTTCAATATACTTgtaataatttgataaaatgaaAGTTGAGATCATTTCAAAAGAGAACATCAAACCATCTTCCCCAACACCATGCCACTTGAAAACTTACAACTTTTCCATGCTAGATCAGTTTATTCCTAATGTATATGCACCCCTTCTCTTTTACTACCCTAATGATCACGACGGTAACAATGGTATTTCCCGAGCTCTCGAAAGATCGATAGCTCTAAAGAAATCTTTATCCAACACCTTGACTCAGTTCTACCCACTTGCCGGAACAATCAACAAGAATCAACTTTCTATCGATTGTAACGACGTTGGTGCCAACTTTGTTTGTGCTTTGGTCAATCGTCGTCTTGATGAGTTTCTAAGCTATCCTGACTATCGGCAAATCAATCATTTTCTTCCTTTTGAGCCTAGTTTGGATGGGTCAACTCCAAGTGATCATGTACTAAATGTTCAGGTAAACATTTTTGAATGTGGTGGAATAGTTATTGGCTTTTGTGTTTCGCACAAGATCTTTGATGGGGCCGGTTTCTCAACTTTTCTTAAAGGATGGACAAACATGGCTTGTGGAGCTAAAGAAGTTGTGTGTCCAAATCTAAATGTATCATCTCTTTTTCCTGCAAAGGAATTGTTGAATGGTGGTAGATATATTATTGCAAATTATGGGTCATTTTTAAGAAAAGGTAACTTTAGTACAAAAAGATTTGTATTTGATTCTCAAGCCATAGCCTTACTGAAAACTGAGGCAGCTAAAAACGGCGTACACCATCCATCAAGAGTAGACGTGGTATCTGCTTTCGTATGGAAGTGTGCTATGGCAGCGTCTAAAGAAGCCCGTGGTGTTAAAAAACCATCACTTTTCGTCCACACAGTGAATCTTCGTAGAAAGCTTTCAACAAAGTTGTCAAAAGACCTTCTCGGAAACCTTATTTGGTTCTCATATGCTTTGTGCCCAACTAACTATGAGCCCACGTTGCACGGTTTGGTCAATAAGGTACGCCAAAGTATCTCAAAAATCAATAATGAGTTTGTGGATCAAGTACAAGGCGATGAAGGGCATGTTGCATTGGTGAAGTCTCTTAAAGAAATGGAAGAAATTGGTACTAATGAGACTACTGATTGCTATTATGTCACAAGTATGTGCAAGATGGGTTTCAATGAAACTAATTTTGGTTGGGGGAAGCCGAGTTGGGTCACTAGTAATATATGCAACGATATCCCGGTTTTCATGAATCTTATATGTTTAATGGACACCAAGTACGGTACAGGGGGAATAGAAGTTTGGGTAAATATCGACGACGAAGAAATGAAGATTCTGCAAGGCAACCCGGAGCTACTATCATATGCTTCCCTAGATCCAAGTCCTCTCGAACGA harbors:
- the LOC122603010 gene encoding stemmadenine O-acetyltransferase-like, yielding MKVEIISKENIKPSSPTPCHLKTYNFSMLDQFIPNVYAPLLFYYPNDHDGNNGISRALERSIALKKSLSNTLTQFYPLAGTINKNQLSIDCNDVGANFVCALVNRRLDEFLSYPDYRQINHFLPFEPSLDGSTPSDHVLNVQVNIFECGGIVIGFCVSHKIFDGAGFSTFLKGWTNMACGAKEVVCPNLNVSSLFPAKELLNGGRYIIANYGSFLRKGNFSTKRFVFDSQAIALLKTEAAKNGVHHPSRVDVVSAFVWKCAMAASKEARGVKKPSLFVHTVNLRRKLSTKLSKDLLGNLIWFSYALCPTNYEPTLHGLVNKVRQSISKINNEFVDQVQGDEGHVALVKSLKEMEEIGTNETTDCYYVTSMCKMGFNETNFGWGKPSWVTSNICNDIPVFMNLICLMDTKYGTGGIEVWVNIDDEEMKILQGNPELLSYASLDPSPLERQLHITSNFAPHFTTRNMDKWDGRKPYDQVLKNPGQIASGMVLERFAFHPKHGVAKHIWAIQKPYQIMFSTAFRKALRFCPK